The Daucus carota subsp. sativus chromosome 7, DH1 v3.0, whole genome shotgun sequence genome window below encodes:
- the LOC108195572 gene encoding uncharacterized protein LOC108195572 has translation MDPNLLEPIKEAQEQIRNALRLAHVTDDRMKPTAKERRRSRALSDYQLGMRHILRLLSNAQKSTFVIPESPTHVDIALVEEIDSMEQKFHNMLPPDLRSRKDETNDLAMNHEVFVKCYLDSLKELETAMTSKYNEIKTEEEAQLRQGKARAKKERRKKRASQQQEKATTPLPSPKKSFLYLYVQRCERLSRLNVTKLSEAPLFELVCDFQRSHPRDCLSPVVCFNVESDFFMVGDVFIHHKQRPKLHRPPFLDVLSVDTVKSSSFIPCPPTAPRLAGPKVDPVVVTLRGKIYVLALHPYPDQPSFEVFADEKWETLPPPPFLRCTEGDDDDEDAYLVASRNYFLSLYAWDHKIVVCLRKGMSYCFDTKAGKWTDMRHIYKDSKVQPVLQCVAEYDKFLIAKPFFSEELLVYELDADGFPQFYQNLDGLEEVFTDSRILSSSNAFIIPFDDDADKFCFICSGPAPCTDLERNVDFFLRVVVIRMTISNLDGKKKLTAVLEAHQIYPFYRLVSSSFQQHICSAFLKRDTLNLDNLKADRSLGKPCLG, from the exons ATGGACCCAAATTTGTTAGAGCCAATAAAAGAGGCCCAGGAACAAATCAGGAATGCACTTCGACTTGCACATGTCACTGATGACAGAATGAAACCGACTGCAAAGGAGCGTCGAAGGTCTCGTGCATTATCTGATTATCAGCTTGGCATGCGCCATATATTACGGCTTCTTTCTAATGCACAGAAATCAACATTTGTCATTCCAGAGTCTCCTACTCATGTGGATATTGCCTTAGTTGAGGAGATAGACTCAATGGAACAGAAGTTTCATAATATGTTACCACCAGATTTACGCAgcagaaaagatgaaactaatgACTTGGCAATGAACCATGAAGTTTTTGTGAAGTGTTATTTGGATAGCCTTAAGGAACTTGAGACGGCCATGACTTCAAAATACAATGAAATCAAAACTGAAGAAGAGGCCCAGCTACGTCAAGGAAAGGCCAGGGCTAAGAAGGAGCGGCGAAAGAAAAGAGCTTCTCAACAACAGGAG AAAGCAACTACTCCTCTGCCGTCCCCAaagaaatcatttttatatCTGTACGTACAAAGATGTGAAAGACTGAGCCGTTTGAATGTCACTAAATTATCTGAGGCCCCTCTTTTCGAGcttgtttgtgattttcaacGCTCCCATCCCCGCGACTGCTTAAGCCCGGTAGTCTGTTTTAATGTAGAGTCTGATTTTTTTATGGTGGGGGATGTCTTTATCCATCACAAGCAAAGGCCAAAATTGCATCGTCCACCCTTTTTGGACGTCCTTTCCGTTGACACTGTCAAGTCTTCCTCATTCATCCCCTGCCCGCCTACTGCTCCTCGATTAGCCGGTCCAAAGGTCGATCCAGTAGTTGTTACTCTTCGTgggaaaatatatgttttgGCCCTACATCCATACCCTGATCAGCCCAGTTTCGAGGTCTTTGCTGATGAGAAGTGGGAAACTCTGCCCCCTCCACCCTTTTTACGATGCACTGAAGGTGACGACGACGATGAGGACGCATATCTTGTAGCGTCCCGGAACTACTTTCTGTCCCTCTATGCTTGGGACCACAAGATTGTTGTTTGTCTTAGGAAGGGCATGTCTTACTGTTTTGACACAAAAGCAGGTAAATGGACAGATATGCGGCACATCTATAAGGATAGCAAGGTGCAACCTGTTCTGCAATGTGTCGCGGAATACGACAAGTTTCTAATTGCCAAGCCTTTCTTTTCTGAAGAGCTTCTTGTTTATGAGCTGGATGCAGATGGTTTCCCACAATTTTATCAGAATCTAGATGGGCTTGAGGAGGTGTTCACGGATTCCCGCATCTTAAGTTCCTCCAATGCCTTTATCATCCCATTCGATGATGATGCCGACAAATTTTGCTTCATCTGTTCGGGCCCGGCCCCCTGCACTGACTTGGAAAGGAATGTTGACTTCTTTTTGCGTGTAGTGGTGATTCGGATGACCATCTCAAACCTTGACGGCAAGAAGAAACTCACTGCAGTGCTCGAGGCACATCAAATTTATCCTTTCTATAGACTAGTGAGTTCATCATTTCAGCAACATATTTGCTCGGCTTTCCTCAA GCGTGATACTTTGAATCTGGATAATTTAAAGGCTGATCGAAGCTTGGGGAAGCCATGCTTGGGTTGA
- the LOC108195454 gene encoding pre-mRNA-processing-splicing factor 8A isoform X2, which produces MCIPGGPKFEPLYRDMEKGDEDWNEFNDINKLIIRSPLRTEYRIAFPHLYNNRPRKVRLCIYHTPMIMYIKTEDPDLPAFYFDPLIHPITSTNKDRQRDRKVSEEDDDDFCLPEGVEPLLRSTPIYTDTTAAGISLLFAPRPFNMRSGRMRRAEDIPLVSEWFKEHCPPTYPVKVRVSYQKLLKCFVLNELHHRPPKAQKKKHLFRSLQATKFFQTTQLDWAEAGLQVCKQGYNMLNLLIHRKNLNYLHLDYNFNLKPVKTLTTKERKKSRFGNAFHLCREILRLTKLVVDANIQFRLGNVDAFQLADGLQYTFSHVGQLTGMYRYKYRLMRQIRMCKDLKHLIYYRFNTGPVGKGPGCGFWAPMWRVWLFFLRGIVPLLERWLGNLLARQFEGRHSKGVAKTVTKQRVESHFDLELRAAVMHDVLDAMPEGIKQNKARTILQHLSEAWRCWKANIPWKVPGLPVPIENMILRYVKSKADWWTNVAHYNRERIRRGATVDKTVCRKNLGRLTRLWLKAEQERQHNYLKDGPYVTPEEAVAIYTTTVHWLESRKFSPIQFPPLSYKHDTKLLILALERLKESYSVAVRLNQLQREELGLIEQAYDNPHEALSRIKRHLLTQRAFKEVGIEFMDLYSYLIPVYEIEPLEKITDAYLDQYLWYEGDKRHLFPNWIKPADSEPPPLLVYKWCQGINNLQGIWDTGDGQCVVMLQTKFEKFFEKIDLTMLNRLLRLVLDHNIADYVTAKNNVVLSYKDMSHTNSYGLIRGLQFASFVVQYYGLVLDLLLLGLTRASEIAGPPQMPNEFITFWDSKVETRHPIRLYSRYIDKVHILFRFTHEEARDLIQRYLTEHPDPNNENMVGYNNKKCWPRDARMRLMKHDVNLGRSVFWDMKNRLPRSITTLEWENGFVSVYSKDNPNLLFSMCGFEVRILPKIRMTQEAFSNTRDGVWNLQNEQTKERTAVAFLRVDDEHMKIFENRVRQILMSSGSTTFTKIVNKWNTALIGLMTYFREATVHTQELLDLLVKCENKIQTRIKIGLNSKMPSRFPPVIFYTPKEIGGLGMLSMGHILIPQSDLRYSQQTDVGVTHFRSGMSHEEDQLIPNLYRYIQPWESEFIDSQRVWAEYALKRQEAQSQNRRLTLEDLEDSWDRGIPRINTLFQKDRHTLAYDKGWRVRTDFKQYQVLKQNPFWWTHQRHDGKLWNLNNYRTDVIQALGGVEGILEHTLFKGTYFPTWEGLFWEKASGFEESMKYKKLTNAQRSGLNQIPNRRFTLWWSPTINRANVYVGFQVQLDLTGIFMHGKIPTLKISLIQIFRAHLWQKIHESVVMDLCQVLDQELDALEIETVQKETIHPRKSYKMNSSCADILLFAAHRWPMSKPSLVAESKDVFDQKASNKYWIDVQLRWGDYDSHDIERYTRAKFMDYTTDNMSIYPSPTGVMIGLDLAYNLHSAFGNWFPGSKPLLAQAMNKIMKSNPALYVLRERIRKGLQLYSSEPTEPYLSSQNYGEIFSNQIIWFVDDTNVYRVTIHKTFEGNLTTKPINGAIFIFNPRTGQLFLKVIHTSVWAGQKRLGQLAKWKTAEEVAALVRSLPVEEQPKQIIVTRKGMLDPLEVHLLDFPNIVIKGSELQLPFQACLKIEKFGDLILKATEPQMVLFNIYDDWLKSISSYTAFSRLILILRALHVNNEKAKMLLKPDKTIITEPHHIWPSLSDDQWMKVEVALRDLILSDYAKKNNVNTSALTQSEIRDIILGAEITPPSQQRQQIAEIEKQAKEASQLTAVTTKTTNVHGDALIVTTTSPYEQAAFGSKTDWRVRAISATNLYLRVNHIYVNSEDIKETGYTYIMPKNILKKFICIADLRTQIAGYLYGVSPPDNPQVKEIRCIAMPPQWGTHQQVHLPSALPEHEFLNDLEPLGWMHTQPNELPQLSPQDLTSHAQILENNKQWDGEKCIVLTCSFTPGSCSLTAYKLTPTGYEWGRANKDTGSNPHGYLPTHYEKVQMLLSDRFLGFYMVPDNGPWNYNFMGVKHTKIMKYGIKLGTPREYYHEDHRPTHFLEFSNMEEGETTAEGDREDTFT; this is translated from the exons GCGGGCCTAAGTTTGAACCTTTGTACCGTGACATGGAGAAAGGGGATGAGGATTGGAATGAGTTCAATGACATCAATAAACTTATCATTAGATCACCTCTCAGGACAGAGTACAGAATTGCTTTTCCTCATCTATACAACAACAGACCTAGGAAAGTAAGGCTTTGTATATACCACACCCCAATGATAATGTACATAAAAACAGAGGATCCAGATTTACCTGCATTCTACTTTGACCCTCTAATTCACCCTATAACCTCTACAAATAAGGACCGCCAGCGTGATAGGAAAGTTTCTGAAGAGGACGATGATGATTTTTGTTTGCCTGAGGGAGTTGAACCATTGCTCAGAAGCACCCCAATTTACACAGACACCACTGCTGCTGGTATCTCACTGTTGTTTGCCCCACGCCCTTTTAACATGAGATCTGGTCGGATGCGACGTGCCGAAGACATACCCTTGGTATCAGAGTGGTTCAAGGAGCACTG CCCTCCGACCTACCCTGTTAAAGTTCGTGTTAGCTACCAAAAGTTGTTGAAATGTTTTGTTTTGAACGAGCTACATCATCGACCACCGAAAGCTCAGAAAAAAAAACACTTGTTCAGGTCGCTTCAAGcaactaaattttttcaaaCAACACAGCTTGATTGGGCTGAAGCTGGGCTTCAAGTTTGTAAGCAAGGGTACAATATGCTGAATCTGTTGATACACAGGAAGAATCTAAATTATCTTCATCTTGATTATAACTTTAACTTGAAGCCTGTGAAGACTCTCACGACCAAGGAACGGAAGAAGTCTCGGTTTGGTAATGCTTTTCATTTGTGCCGTGAGATCCTGCGGTTGACAAAGCTAGTTGTTGATGCTAATATCCAGTTTCGCCTGGGGAATGTTGATGCGTTTCAATTGGCCGATGGCCTGCAATATACATTCTCACATGTTGGCCAGTTGACAGGAATGTACCGTTACAAGTATAGGCTGATGCGACAAATTAGAATGTGCAAAGATTTGAAGCACTTGATTTATTACCGATTCAATACAGGGCCTGTTGGGAAGGGACCTGGTTGTGGTTTTTGGGCACCTATGTGGAGGGTGTGGTTGTTCTTCCTTCGTGGAATAGTTCCTCTTCTAGAACGATGGCTGGGAAATTTACTTGCTCGTCAGTTTGAGGGGCGTCACTCGAAAGGTGTGGCGAAGACGGTTACTAAGCAGAGAGTTGAAAGCCATTTTGACTTGGAGCTTCGAGCTGCTGTAATGCATGACGTACTTGATGCCATGCCAG AGggaattaaacaaaataaagccAGGACCATTTTGCAGCATCTAAGTGAAGCGTGGCGTTGCTGGAAGGCAAATATACCTTGGAAG GTGCCTGGATTGCCAGTTCCAATTGAGAACATGATTCTTCGTTATGTCAAGTCAAAAGCTGACTGGTGGACCAACGTGGCTCATTATAACCGTGAACGTATACGACGGGGGGCTACTGTCGACAAGACAGTCTGTAGGAAAAATTTGGGGAGGTTGACTCGTCTTTGGCTTAAGGCAGAACAG GAGCGACAACACAATTATTTGAAAGATGGTCCTTATGTCACACCAGAGGAAGCTGTTGCTATATACACTACTACTGTGCACTGGTTGGAATCAAGAAAGTTTTCGCCTATACAGTTCCCACCTTTGTCTTACAAGCACGACACAAAGCTCCTCATCCTTGCTCTTGAAAGGTTAAAAGAATCTTATAGCGTGGCTGTGAGGTTGAATCAGCTGCAGAGGGAAGAGCTGGGTCTGATTGAGCAGGCTTATGATAATCCACATGAGGCTTTATCAAGGATCAAGCGTCATCTACTTACCCAGCGTGCTTTTAAAGAG GTGGGAATTGAGTTCATGGATCTGTACAGTTATTTGATACCAGTTTATGAGATCGAACCTTTGGAGAAGATTACAGATGCTTATCTTGATCAGTATCTGTGGTATGAAGGTGATAAGCGCCATCTCTTTCCTAATTGGATTAAGCCAGCAGATTCGGAGCCACCCCCCCTGCTTGTCTACAAATGGTGCCAGGGGATAAACAATTTACAAGGTATATGGGACACTGGTGATGGGCAATGTGTGGTGATGCTTCAGACCAAGTTCGAGAAATTCTTCGAGAAGATTGATCTGACCATGTTAAACAG GCTTCTGAGATTGGTTCTTGATCATAATATTGCTGATTATGTCACTGCGAAGAATAATGTTGTCCTTTCTTACAAGGACATGAGCCACACAAATTCTTATGGTCTTATTCGTGGTCTTCAATTTGCCTCATTTGTTGTTCAATATTATGGGCTAGTCCTCGATCTTTTGCTGCTTGGTTTAACTCGTGCAAGTGAAATAGCTGGACCGCCTCAGATGCCCAATGAATTTATTACTTTTTGGGATTCTAAAGTTGAAACAAGACACCCCATACGGTTATACTCGAGATACATTGACAAGGTGCATATATTGTTCAGATTTACTCATGAAGAGGCTCGAGACCTTATTCAGCGGTATCTTACTGAACATCCCGATcccaacaatgaaaatatggTTGGGTATAACAATAAGAAGTGTTGGCCAAGAGATGCAAGAATGAGGCTTATGAAGCATGATGTAAATTTGGGGAGGAGTGTGTTTTGGGACATGAAGAATCGACTTCCACGAAGTATCACTACGCTGGAGTGGGAGAATGGTTTTGTTTCTGTCTACAGCAAAGACAATCCTAATCTGCTCTTCAGCATGTGTGGATTTGAAGTCCGTATTCTTCCCAAAATTAGAATGACTCAAGAGGCATTCAGTAATACACGAGATGGAGTTTGGAACTTGCAAAATGAACAGACTAAAGAGCGTACCGCTGTTGCTTTCTTACGTGTTGATGACGAACATATGAAGATATTTGAGAATCGTGTAAGGCAAATCCTTATGTCGTCAGGTTCAACAACATTTACGAAAATCGTTAACAAGTGGAACACAGCTCTGATAGGTCTCATGACATACTTCCGTGAAGCAACAGTTCATACTCAAGAATTATTAGATCTGCTGGTCAAGtgtgaaaataaaattcagACTCGAATCAAAATTGGGTTGAATTCAAAGATGCCTAGCAGATTTCCACCAGTTATTTTTTATACCCCAAAGGAAATTGGAGGGTTGGGTATGTTATCTATGGGTCACATATTGATTCCTCAGAGCGATCTTCGTTATAGTCAGCAAACAGATGTTGGTGTGACACACTTTAGGAGTGGAATGAGTCATGAAGAAGATCAGCTGATTCCGAATCTCTATCGTTACATACAGCCGTGGGAGAGCGAATTTATTGACTCACAACGTGTTTGGGCAGAGTATGCTCTGAAGAGGCAAGAAGCTCAGTCACAAAACAGGCGTTTGACTCTTGAAGATCTCGAGGACTCTTGGGATCGTGGTATCCCTCGTATTAATACTTTGTTTCAGAAGGATAGGCACACTCTGGCTTATGACAAGGGATGGAGAGTCAGGACAGATTTTAAGCAGTATCAAGTTCTTAAACAGAACCCGTTTTGGTGGACACACCAGAGACATGATGGTAAACTTTGGAACTTGAACAACTACCGAACTGATGTTATTCAAGCTCTTGGTGGTGTAGAAGGAATCCTTGAACATACATTGTTCAAAGGTACATACTTTCCAACTTGGGAAGGTCTGTTTTGGGAGAAGGCCTCAGGTTTTGAGGAGTCGATGAAGTATAAGAAGCTTACAAATGCTCAGAGATCTGGTCTCAATCAAATCCCCAACCGTAGGTTCACCCTTTGGTGGTCACCTACCATCAACAGAGCCAATGTGTATGTTGGTTTTCAAGTGCAGCTCGATTTGACTGGGATTTTTATGCATGGGAAAATCCCGACACTTAAAATCTCTCTTATCCAGATATTCCGTGCTCATTTGTGGCAAAAGATTCATGAGAGTGTTGTTATGGACCTCTGCCAGGTTTTGGATCAAGAGCTAGATGCCTTGGAAATTGAGACGGTGCAAAAAGAGACAATTCATCCAAGGAAAAGTTATAAAATGAACAGCTCTTGTGCAGATATTCTCTTATTTGCCGCCCATAGGTGGCCAATGTCAAAGCCCAGTTTGGTTGCTGAGTCCAAGGACGTGTTTGATCAAAAAGCAAGCAACAAATATTGGATAGATGTGCAGCTCCGTTGGGGTGATTACGACTCCCATGATATTGAGCGTTATACCAGGGCCAAGTTCATGGATTACACGACAGACAATATGTCTATCTATCCATCGCCCACTG GGGTGATGATTGGGCTTGATCTTGCATACAACTTGCATTCTGCCTTCGGGAATTGGTTCCCTGGCTCAAAACCACTGCTTGCTCAGGCCATGAATAAGATTATGAAG TCAAATCCAGCTTTGTATGTTCTGAGGGAGCGGATAAGGAAAGGGTTGCAATTGTATTCTTCGGAGCCAACAGAGCCATATTTGTCATCTCAGAATTATGGGGAGATATTCAGTAATCAAATTATCTGGTTCGTTGATGACACAAATGTGTATCGTGTCACAATCCATAAGACATTTGAGGGAAATTTGACAACCAAACCAATTAATGGTGCCATATTCATATTCAACCCGAGGACAGGACAGCTGTTTTTGAAG GTAATCCACACTAGTGTATGGGCGGGGCAGAAACGTCTTGGTCAGCTAGCCAAGTGGAAGACAGCAGAGGAAGTAGCTGCGCTTGTGCGATCCTTGCCTGTGGAAGAACAGCCTAAACAAATCATTGTGACACGTAAAGGAATGTTGGATCCTTTGGAAGTTCACTTGCTAGATTTTCCCAATATTGTCATTAAAGGAAGTGAACTGCAACTTCCTTTCCAAGCATGTTTGAAGATTGAAAAGTTTGGCGATCTAATCCTGAAAGCTACAGAGCCACAGATGGTTCTGTTCAATATTTATGATGATTGGTTGAAGAGTATTTCATCGTACACTGCATTTTCCAGGCTTATACTGATCTTGCGTGCCCTTCACGTGAATAATGAGAAGGCGAAAATGTTATTAAAGCCGGATAAAACTATCATCACTGAACCTCATCATATTTGGCCTTCCCTTTCAGACGATCAATGGATGAAG GTTGAGGTTGCTCTGAGAGATCTTATACTTTCTGATTATGCCAAAAAGAACAATGTGAACACTTCAGCATTGACGCAATCTGAAATTCGTGATATTATACTTGGAGCTGAGATTACTCCACCCTCACAACAGCGACAACAAATAGCTGAGATTGAGAAACAG GCCAAGGAAGCAAGTCAGTTGACAGCAGTCACTACAAAGACTACAAATGTTCATGGTGATGCGCTAATTGTCACCACCACAAGTCCTTACGAGCAGGCTGCATTTGGGTCTAAAACTGATTGGCGTGTGAGAGCAATTTCAGCAACAAATCTTTATCTTCGAGTGAATCATATATATGTCAATTCGGAGGACATAAAG GAAACGGGCTACACGTATATTATgccaaaaaatatattgaagaaATTCATATGCATTGCGGATCTGCGGACTCAAATTGCAGGATATTTGTATGGCGTGAGCCCTCCTGATAACCCTCAGGTAAAGGAGATTCGATGTATTGCCATGCCGCCGCAGTGGGGGACTCATCAGCAGGTACATCTTCCATCGGCTCTTCCAGAACATGAATTCCTTAATGATCTGGAGCCATTGGGATGGATGCACACTCAACCGAATGAGCTTCCACAGTTGTCACCTCAG GATCTAACATCTCATGCCCAAATCCTAGAGAACAACAAGCAGTGGGATGGAGAGAAGTGCATTGTACTGACTTGTAGCTTTACTCCTGGCTCATGCTCTTTAACTGCATATAAGCTGACTCCGACAGGCTATGAATGGGGTCGAGCTAATAAAGATACTGGCAGCAATCCTCATGGGTATCTACCTACTCACTATGAGAAAGTCCAAATGCTGCTCAGTGACCGTTTTCTTGGTTTCTACATG GTGCCGGATAATGGTCCTTGGAACTATAACTTCATGGGTGTAAAGCACACAAAGATTATGAAGTATGGAATTAAGCTTGGGACTCCTCGCGAGTACTATCATGAGGATCACAGACCCACTCATTTCTTGGAGTTCAGCAACATGGAGGAGGGTGAAACCACTGCTGAGGGTGACCGTGAGGATACATTTACATAA